In one window of Comamonas testosteroni DNA:
- the kdpF gene encoding K(+)-transporting ATPase subunit F has product MTITWIEALAALTALGLFAYLGYALLRPEKF; this is encoded by the coding sequence ATGACCATCACCTGGATTGAAGCCCTGGCCGCCCTGACGGCGCTGGGGCTGTTTGCCTATTTGGGCTATGCGCTGCTGCGCCCCGAGAAATTCTGA
- a CDS encoding MFS transporter — MNSAPQEVNTSLATQSPAFAAPVWIQRGTPDYWRVSVALFLAGFATFSLLYCVQPLLPELAHRFAISPAQSALALSVSTACLAGSIVLAGALSEGLGRRKLMFISMALAALCNLLASLMPQWHALLAARALEGLLLGGVPAVAMAYLSEEIDPPGLGFAMGLYVGGTALGGMLGRVGMSAMTEFWGWRHAMAALSVLDLLAALGFVWLLPNSRNFVKKTGLGARYHLQAWGRHLRHPGLPLLFLIAFGLMGVFVSIYNYAGFLLSASPYGLSQLQISHIFYAYLLGTAASPIAGGLADRLGRGPVLLAGTLLMAAGVVLTLFQPLAAIVAGMVLLTAGFFVAHSVASGWVGRLATQSKGHASSLYLWGYYMGSSVLGAGAGWFWSRWGWTGVGSVALAVLALVSMLALRVQWLAGVAAANRAAS; from the coding sequence ATGAACAGCGCCCCGCAGGAGGTGAACACCTCCTTAGCCACCCAGTCTCCAGCCTTTGCCGCCCCGGTATGGATCCAGCGCGGCACGCCCGATTACTGGCGGGTCAGCGTGGCGCTGTTCCTGGCGGGGTTTGCCACCTTCTCCCTGCTGTACTGCGTGCAGCCGCTGCTGCCCGAGCTGGCACACCGCTTTGCCATCAGCCCGGCCCAGAGCGCGCTGGCGCTGTCGGTATCCACGGCCTGCCTGGCCGGCTCCATCGTGCTGGCAGGGGCCTTGTCCGAGGGGCTGGGGCGGCGCAAGCTGATGTTCATCTCCATGGCGCTGGCGGCGCTGTGCAATCTGCTGGCTTCGTTGATGCCGCAGTGGCATGCGCTGCTGGCCGCACGCGCGCTGGAAGGCTTGCTGCTGGGCGGCGTGCCCGCCGTGGCCATGGCCTATCTGTCCGAAGAGATCGACCCGCCGGGCCTGGGCTTTGCCATGGGCCTGTATGTGGGCGGCACGGCACTGGGCGGCATGCTGGGCCGGGTCGGCATGAGCGCGATGACCGAGTTCTGGGGCTGGCGCCACGCCATGGCTGCGCTTTCGGTGCTCGATCTGCTGGCCGCCCTGGGCTTTGTCTGGCTGCTGCCCAACTCGCGCAACTTCGTCAAGAAGACCGGGCTGGGTGCCCGGTATCACCTGCAGGCCTGGGGCCGGCATCTGCGCCACCCGGGCCTGCCGCTGCTGTTCCTGATCGCCTTCGGGCTGATGGGCGTGTTTGTCAGCATCTACAACTATGCCGGCTTTCTGCTCAGTGCTTCGCCCTATGGTCTGAGCCAGCTGCAGATCAGCCATATCTTCTACGCCTATCTGCTGGGCACGGCGGCTTCGCCGATTGCCGGGGGGCTGGCCGACAGGCTGGGCCGCGGGCCGGTGCTGCTCGCAGGCACTTTGCTGATGGCCGCAGGCGTGGTGCTGACCCTGTTTCAGCCCCTGGCCGCCATCGTGGCCGGCATGGTGCTGCTGACAGCCGGCTTCTTTGTCGCGCATTCGGTGGCCAGCGGCTGGGTGGGGCGTCTGGCCACGCAGTCCAAGGGGCATGCGTCATCGCTATACCTCTGGGGCTATTACATGGGCTCCAGCGTGCTGGGGGCCGGGGCGGGCTGGTTCTGGTCGCGCTGGGGCTGGACGGGCGTCGGCTCCGTGGCCTTGGCTGTGCTGGCGCTGGTCAGCATGCTGGCCCTGCGCGTGCAGTGGCTGGCCGGGGTTGCGGCCGCGAATCGGGCCGCTTCTTGA
- the kdpA gene encoding potassium-transporting ATPase subunit KdpA, giving the protein MWLPWMEFAAVLTAATLLTIPMGQWLARCFTSERHGWLERLSYRAMGVNPQERMGWKRYGAALVLSNALMMLLGYLLLRLQGALPLNPLEIAAQAPDLAFNTAASFITNTNWQAYAGESSLSNATQMVVITFLMFAGATTGVAAGAGFVRGLARSSAQDIGNFWVDFVRVFWRVLLPLSFIMALVYVWQGIPQTLHAEAVATTLEGGRQQLLMGPVASLESIKHLGTNGGGFFSMNAAHPFENPTPLTNLLHILSMLLIPAGMTYAFGSMLLRRKQGWVLFAACMVMFVGFLSLVFVAEQNGSQLLARAGADQQYSLTQSGGNMEGKELRFGIADTAMFVATTTAATTGSVNAMHDSLTPLGSITPLAQMMLNCVFGGDGVGLINLIQYAILTVFLAGMMIGRTPEFLGKKIEVREIKLVMLAVLVPPACILGFTALAALWPDAAASLNNRGPHGFSEILYAYASATANNGSAFAGLNANTPFFNTTTGLAMLAGRFLTLLPMLAVAGSLAAKATVPAGPGTFPTATPLFMGLLVFVVLVVGGLTFLPALALGPVIEHLQMLVAQLYA; this is encoded by the coding sequence ATGTGGTTACCCTGGATGGAATTTGCCGCCGTGCTGACTGCGGCAACCTTGCTGACCATACCCATGGGCCAGTGGCTGGCGCGCTGCTTTACCAGCGAGCGCCATGGCTGGCTGGAGCGCCTGAGCTACCGGGCCATGGGCGTGAATCCGCAGGAGCGCATGGGCTGGAAGCGCTATGGCGCCGCTCTGGTGCTGAGCAATGCGCTGATGATGCTGCTCGGTTATCTGCTGCTGCGCCTGCAGGGCGCACTGCCGCTGAACCCGCTGGAGATTGCGGCGCAGGCGCCCGACCTGGCCTTCAACACCGCGGCCTCCTTCATCACCAATACCAACTGGCAGGCCTACGCGGGTGAGAGCAGCCTGAGCAATGCGACGCAGATGGTGGTCATCACCTTCCTGATGTTTGCCGGTGCCACCACCGGTGTCGCCGCAGGCGCTGGTTTTGTGCGCGGTCTGGCGCGGTCAAGCGCACAGGATATCGGCAACTTCTGGGTCGACTTCGTGCGCGTGTTCTGGCGCGTTCTGCTGCCGCTGTCCTTCATCATGGCTCTGGTCTATGTCTGGCAGGGCATCCCGCAGACCCTGCACGCCGAAGCCGTGGCGACGACGCTCGAAGGGGGCCGGCAGCAGCTGCTGATGGGACCCGTGGCCAGCCTGGAGAGCATCAAGCATCTGGGCACGAATGGCGGTGGCTTCTTCAGCATGAATGCAGCCCATCCGTTCGAGAACCCGACACCGCTGACCAATCTGCTGCACATCCTCTCGATGCTGCTGATCCCGGCCGGCATGACCTACGCCTTTGGCTCCATGCTGCTGCGCCGCAAGCAGGGCTGGGTGCTGTTCGCGGCCTGCATGGTGATGTTCGTCGGCTTTCTGAGCCTGGTGTTCGTGGCCGAGCAAAACGGCAGCCAGTTGCTGGCGCGCGCCGGAGCCGATCAGCAATACAGCCTGACCCAGAGCGGCGGCAATATGGAGGGCAAGGAGCTGCGCTTCGGCATTGCCGATACGGCCATGTTTGTGGCCACCACGACGGCGGCCACCACGGGCTCGGTCAACGCCATGCATGATTCTCTGACCCCGCTGGGCTCCATCACGCCGCTGGCGCAGATGATGCTCAACTGCGTCTTCGGCGGTGACGGCGTCGGACTGATCAATCTGATCCAGTACGCCATCCTCACGGTGTTTCTGGCCGGCATGATGATTGGTCGCACCCCTGAATTCCTGGGCAAGAAGATCGAGGTGCGCGAGATCAAGCTGGTCATGCTTGCGGTGCTGGTGCCGCCAGCCTGCATTCTGGGGTTCACGGCGCTGGCCGCGCTCTGGCCCGATGCCGCAGCCAGTCTCAACAATCGCGGCCCGCATGGCTTCTCGGAGATTCTCTACGCCTATGCCTCTGCCACGGCCAACAACGGCTCGGCCTTTGCAGGGCTGAATGCCAACACGCCCTTCTTCAACACCACCACGGGCCTGGCCATGCTGGCGGGGCGCTTTCTGACGCTTCTACCCATGCTGGCCGTGGCCGGCAGCCTGGCGGCCAAGGCCACCGTGCCCGCAGGCCCGGGAACCTTCCCCACGGCCACGCCGCTGTTCATGGGTCTGCTGGTGTTTGTCGTGCTGGTGGTGGGCGGTCTGACCTTTCTGCCGGCGCTGGCCCTCGGGCCCGTGATCGAACACCTGCAAATGCTGGTGGCTCAGCTGTACGCCTAA